The following are encoded together in the Candidatus Kapaibacterium sp. genome:
- a CDS encoding metal ABC transporter ATP-binding protein has product MPAIEINDLTVAYNDKPVLWDIDLSIPQGVIMGIAGPNGAGKSTLIKSILKLVKPIAGKIKILGEDYDKVRKRIAYVPQRSAVDWDFPATVFDVVMMGTYGQLGWFRRPGKIQKALAFDAIQRVGMEEYADRQISQLSGGQQQRTFIARALVQNADIFLLDEPFAGIDAKTEKSIMQIFREIKAEGKTIVAVHHELITLSDYFDMITVLNIKIYASGKVEDVYKKEIIYEAYGGHFNFTQNDSIID; this is encoded by the coding sequence TTGCCTGCAATCGAAATAAATGATTTAACGGTTGCATATAACGACAAACCTGTGCTTTGGGATATTGATTTGTCAATTCCGCAAGGAGTGATTATGGGCATTGCCGGACCGAATGGCGCCGGCAAAAGCACGTTGATTAAGTCAATTCTCAAATTGGTCAAACCTATTGCCGGAAAAATTAAAATTCTCGGCGAAGATTACGATAAAGTCAGAAAAAGAATCGCATACGTGCCTCAGCGTTCGGCTGTAGATTGGGATTTCCCGGCTACTGTTTTTGACGTCGTAATGATGGGAACATACGGGCAATTAGGTTGGTTTCGCCGACCCGGCAAAATCCAGAAAGCATTGGCATTTGATGCTATTCAACGCGTAGGAATGGAGGAATATGCCGACCGACAAATTAGCCAACTATCCGGCGGACAGCAGCAGAGAACATTTATAGCACGTGCTTTAGTCCAAAATGCGGATATTTTCTTGCTTGATGAACCATTTGCCGGAATAGATGCGAAAACCGAGAAATCAATAATGCAAATTTTCCGCGAAATCAAAGCCGAAGGCAAAACAATCGTTGCCGTGCACCATGAATTAATCACTTTGAGCGATTATTTCGATATGATAACAGTGTTGAACATTAAAATTTACGCAAGCGGAAAAGTCGAAGATGTTTACAAGAAGGAAATCATTTACGAAGCATATGGCGGACATTTCAATTTTACGCAAAATGATTCAATTATAGATTGA
- a CDS encoding metal ABC transporter permease, giving the protein MEFIYDIFFDYTIRNVALGSSILGIVAGAFGSFAFLRRESLAGDVVAHSALPGIVIAFLLSFLITGSSNKSSLILILGATVTGFLAMHFSSRLMSVSKIKSDSSMGIMLAVFFGLGIFLLSLIQRRNIPGKSGLEDYIFGSASTLTHTDVNIISFFGILTISGLIIFWKEFKLHTFDRTFAHSLGFNSKLLDAMMVSSIVIAIIIGLQSVGVILMVAMIVTPAAAARQWTNKLSTMVIISAFIGLIAGLSGALISASIQKLPTGPVIVLILVLIFVISILFSPNRGLIAELIKGFARKQRIRLSLVLVDLYQLKRHHNDDYRVGHSAKVLLTMHEQKFNVRKSLTILSDLGLVRNMNGDVWVLTDKGLKKAESILLTKGELI; this is encoded by the coding sequence ATGGAATTCATCTACGACATATTTTTTGATTATACAATTCGAAACGTAGCGTTGGGGTCTTCGATTTTGGGAATAGTTGCCGGAGCATTCGGTAGTTTTGCCTTTTTGCGTAGGGAAAGTTTAGCCGGAGACGTTGTAGCACATTCGGCGTTGCCCGGAATTGTGATAGCTTTCCTACTAAGCTTTTTAATCACAGGCAGTAGTAATAAGAGTTCTTTGATTTTGATTCTCGGTGCAACGGTAACCGGATTTCTGGCTATGCACTTTTCGTCTCGATTGATGAGCGTAAGCAAAATCAAATCCGATAGCTCGATGGGGATTATGTTAGCCGTATTTTTTGGATTGGGCATATTTTTGCTTTCATTGATTCAACGTCGGAATATTCCGGGCAAATCAGGATTGGAGGACTATATCTTCGGGAGTGCATCTACGCTCACTCATACTGACGTAAATATTATTTCATTTTTCGGCATTCTGACTATTTCGGGTTTGATTATTTTTTGGAAAGAATTCAAACTACATACTTTTGACAGGACTTTTGCTCATTCGCTTGGGTTCAACTCTAAGTTATTAGATGCTATGATGGTGTCGTCAATTGTAATTGCAATTATTATCGGTTTGCAATCCGTTGGTGTAATATTGATGGTAGCGATGATTGTCACTCCTGCAGCCGCAGCACGGCAATGGACAAATAAACTTTCAACCATGGTCATCATTTCTGCTTTTATTGGCTTGATAGCAGGTTTGAGCGGAGCACTCATTTCAGCTTCTATTCAAAAATTACCTACCGGACCGGTAATTGTGTTGATACTCGTGCTGATTTTTGTCATTTCGATATTATTCTCTCCAAATAGAGGACTTATTGCAGAGTTAATCAAAGGATTTGCCCGTAAACAAAGAATCAGACTGAGCTTAGTGCTTGTGGATTTGTACCAGCTCAAAAGGCATCACAATGATGACTATCGTGTGGGTCATAGCGCCAAAGTATTGCTAACGATGCACGAGCAGAAATTCAATGTCCGAAAGAGTCTAACGATATTGTCTGATTTGGGCTTAGTAAGAAATATGAACGGCGATGTATGGGTTTTGACTGACAAAGGGCTTAAGAAAGCGGAATCAATCTTACTAACAAAAGGTGAACTGATATGA
- a CDS encoding metal ABC transporter permease, whose protein sequence is MISLMVLLIGLLTAIACAIPGTYLVLRRMSMMSDAISHSVLPGIIIAFLIVLDRSSPLIILGAALSGLLMVYLTELISRSKLVKTDASIGLVFPGLFSIGVILISMQMSSVHFHEHSVLVGDITLSALNNLVIDGVDYGPKSLYILGSVILINLLFIIIFFKELNITTFDPQLSAVLGFKNLTLHYLFMTIVSITAVASFDAAGSILVIALFIVPAATAHLFTRTVISMIIWAIIFAIISSISGFYLSIYFDAAVSGGIAVMCGVVFLVTLSLVKLKAIRV, encoded by the coding sequence ATGATAAGCCTAATGGTATTGCTAATAGGGCTTTTGACTGCGATTGCATGTGCAATACCGGGGACGTACTTAGTTCTCAGGCGAATGTCTATGATGAGCGATGCAATTAGCCACTCAGTTCTGCCGGGTATAATCATTGCTTTTTTAATTGTGTTGGACAGGTCATCGCCGTTGATAATTTTAGGTGCAGCATTATCAGGCTTACTTATGGTCTATCTGACAGAATTAATAAGCCGCTCCAAACTTGTCAAAACAGATGCCTCGATTGGGCTTGTTTTTCCGGGGTTGTTTTCGATTGGTGTAATCTTGATTTCAATGCAAATGTCAAGTGTGCATTTTCACGAACATAGTGTCTTAGTAGGCGATATTACACTTTCTGCACTAAATAATTTAGTGATTGACGGTGTGGATTACGGTCCGAAATCATTATATATACTCGGTTCGGTAATTTTGATTAACTTGTTGTTTATCATAATATTTTTCAAAGAATTGAACATCACGACTTTCGACCCGCAGCTTTCTGCCGTTCTTGGGTTTAAAAATTTGACATTGCATTACTTGTTTATGACAATTGTATCAATTACTGCGGTAGCCTCATTCGATGCGGCAGGTTCGATTTTGGTAATTGCACTATTTATAGTGCCGGCGGCAACGGCTCATTTGTTTACGCGAACGGTGATTAGTATGATAATTTGGGCGATTATTTTTGCCATAATTTCATCTATATCGGGGTTCTACCTTTCGATATATTTTGATGCAGCAGTTTCCGGAGGTATTGCAGTAATGTGCGGAGTAGTTTTCTTGGTCACATTATCACTGGTAAAATTAAAAGCAATTAGAGTGTAA
- a CDS encoding SpoIIE family protein phosphatase, which translates to MNLKKQIVIAAILILLSSWNLCWADRESNTIVILEAEANFDDNVLEAYDLTKGIIQTLRDDNDTVNLAKAYHLLGMSYYVMNNPFKSHLYHDSSRIEYTKLKDTTKVYELLVISAKIAREAQEYDAAKSYLDLLFNSKLPENFKAYYSAATSELALIYEETGDIAAAETEFNKALDFNKANDFKSNYARNLLDLARIYRTQLQNDAVFEILRQAEIQYRHLADRDGLAETFTIWGEVAYDIGDIETAKDKLQKAETILVEISNLSMLKRVLYSLYLLELKNENLTQALVYLDNYSKILSEEIKSSSLLREINKRLNLERTKRAISQDKLSEIELVNTNMELQMQLKESMLKNQKQTIYYISLFLGLFIIILIILFILFGSKKKSNALLEEKNQRLESVNELLNKQNETIVEQTERIMDSINYGLTIQNAMLPSDTFIRGLFAENFVFFKPKDVVSGDFYWFKKVGGIRFAAVIDCTGHGVPGAFMSMIGNTLLNEIVVNDLVSNPAEILDELDKRVSHSLQNAENYVVNDGMDVCLISVDELGNVNFAGARRPVYIVRENEILEIKGEQQSIGSFSGDLNYTLHELGNQNNSMIYLTSDGFADQNNEVNKKYSTKKLKNLLYLLSQKGAEEQLNIINQEFEDHIGNERQRDDITIIGLRI; encoded by the coding sequence ATGAACTTAAAAAAACAAATAGTAATCGCAGCAATTTTGATTTTATTATCAAGTTGGAATTTGTGTTGGGCAGACAGGGAATCGAACACGATTGTAATACTCGAAGCCGAAGCCAATTTCGATGATAACGTTCTTGAAGCATACGACTTAACAAAGGGAATCATACAGACTCTAAGAGATGATAATGATACTGTGAATTTAGCAAAAGCATATCATTTGTTAGGTATGTCATATTATGTGATGAATAACCCATTCAAATCACACCTTTATCATGACTCTTCAAGAATTGAATATACAAAGCTAAAAGACACGACTAAAGTCTATGAGTTGCTCGTTATTTCGGCAAAAATCGCTCGAGAAGCCCAAGAATATGACGCTGCCAAATCCTATTTGGATTTATTGTTCAATTCGAAGCTTCCTGAAAATTTCAAAGCATATTATTCGGCTGCCACATCTGAATTGGCATTGATTTATGAAGAAACGGGAGATATAGCTGCAGCGGAAACCGAATTCAATAAAGCATTAGATTTCAATAAAGCGAATGATTTCAAATCAAATTATGCCCGTAACCTATTAGATTTGGCGCGAATTTACCGAACACAATTGCAAAATGATGCAGTATTTGAAATATTGCGTCAAGCGGAAATTCAATATCGGCACTTAGCTGACAGAGACGGATTAGCAGAGACTTTTACAATATGGGGTGAAGTAGCATACGACATTGGTGATATCGAAACTGCAAAGGATAAATTACAAAAAGCTGAAACTATATTGGTGGAAATCAGCAATTTGTCTATGCTCAAAAGAGTGCTGTATTCACTGTATTTATTAGAGTTGAAAAACGAAAATCTCACACAAGCATTAGTATATTTGGATAATTATTCGAAAATTTTGTCTGAAGAAATAAAATCAAGTTCGCTACTCCGAGAAATTAACAAGCGACTTAATCTGGAACGTACAAAACGTGCAATATCTCAAGATAAATTATCCGAAATCGAGCTTGTGAACACAAACATGGAACTTCAGATGCAATTGAAAGAAAGCATGTTGAAAAACCAAAAGCAAACAATCTATTATATTTCGCTGTTTCTGGGATTGTTTATTATCATACTGATAATTCTGTTCATCTTATTCGGTTCCAAAAAGAAGAGCAATGCCTTATTGGAAGAGAAAAACCAAAGACTTGAATCCGTAAACGAGCTACTGAATAAACAAAATGAGACAATCGTCGAGCAAACTGAACGAATCATGGATAGCATCAATTATGGTCTTACGATTCAAAATGCGATGCTTCCGTCAGATACATTTATTAGGGGATTATTCGCTGAGAATTTCGTTTTTTTCAAGCCGAAGGATGTAGTCTCCGGAGATTTTTATTGGTTTAAAAAAGTTGGTGGCATACGTTTTGCTGCTGTTATTGACTGTACAGGTCATGGAGTGCCCGGAGCATTTATGTCCATGATTGGTAACACTTTGCTAAATGAAATTGTTGTGAATGATTTGGTCTCAAATCCTGCTGAAATATTAGATGAATTAGACAAAAGGGTAAGCCATTCATTGCAAAATGCCGAAAATTATGTTGTAAACGATGGAATGGATGTTTGTTTGATTAGCGTAGATGAATTAGGGAATGTAAATTTTGCAGGTGCGAGGCGTCCCGTTTACATAGTTCGTGAGAATGAGATTTTAGAAATCAAGGGTGAACAACAGTCTATTGGCAGTTTTTCAGGAGACTTGAATTATACATTGCATGAATTGGGAAATCAAAATAATTCGATGATTTACCTGACAAGCGATGGCTTTGCAGACCAAAATAATGAAGTTAACAAGAAATACAGCACAAAGAAACTAAAAAATTTGTTATATTTGTTATCTCAAAAAGGTGCCGAAGAACAATTAAATATTATTAATCAAGAGTTCGAGGACCATATTGGAAATGAGAGACAAAGAGATGATATCACCATAATCGGATTAAGGATCTGA
- a CDS encoding SiaB family protein kinase has translation MIDLHEYYDTANRHNVLLSFKGALSQEILVEMGNIVKNRVNLNKKLKKLFSIFVELSQNIMHYSSERVLIDGKEIGVGIILFTENDTNFTIYSGNMVNNQGVRFLTDKIDNLNAMNDDQLKDKYSSSLHADRPVESKGAGLGLIEIARKASGKISYNKHKKDAENTFVTIKVQIDKE, from the coding sequence ATGATAGATTTACACGAATATTACGACACAGCCAACAGGCATAACGTACTGCTTTCATTCAAAGGAGCTTTATCGCAAGAAATTCTTGTAGAAATGGGCAACATTGTGAAAAACAGGGTTAATCTGAACAAAAAATTGAAGAAACTCTTCTCGATTTTTGTCGAACTTTCTCAAAATATTATGCACTACTCTTCAGAACGTGTACTAATTGATGGGAAAGAAATCGGCGTTGGAATAATTCTTTTCACCGAAAATGATACAAACTTTACGATTTATTCCGGCAACATGGTGAATAATCAAGGCGTTCGTTTTCTGACGGACAAAATTGATAACCTGAATGCTATGAATGATGACCAACTCAAGGACAAATATTCATCAAGTTTGCATGCCGATAGACCGGTAGAGAGCAAAGGCGCCGGATTGGGATTGATTGAAATTGCCCGAAAAGCTTCAGGAAAAATTTCGTACAATAAACATAAAAAAGATGCAGAAAATACTTTTGTAACCATAAAAGTTCAAATTGATAAGGAGTAA
- a CDS encoding DUF1987 domain-containing protein, with translation MSDLNLSKTKTTPSIEFNEATGKLIIAGESYPENSAEFYKPVFGWLNNYMEMKREIEFSFKLTYFNTSSSKSILDIIEVLENYHKTGGKVSLNWYFEEEDDDIEDSGIEFTSDLTLPCKLIPY, from the coding sequence ATGTCAGACTTAAATCTCAGTAAAACCAAAACTACACCGTCCATTGAATTCAATGAAGCTACGGGTAAACTAATCATTGCTGGAGAATCATATCCTGAAAATTCGGCAGAATTTTACAAACCGGTTTTCGGGTGGTTGAACAATTATATGGAAATGAAACGCGAAATTGAATTTTCATTCAAATTGACCTATTTTAATACAAGCTCTTCCAAATCAATTCTTGATATTATTGAGGTATTGGAAAATTATCATAAAACAGGCGGTAAAGTATCCTTGAATTGGTATTTTGAAGAAGAAGATGATGATATCGAAGACAGCGGAATTGAATTTACTTCAGATTTGACTTTACCTTGTAAATTAATTCCATATTAA
- a CDS encoding serine/threonine-protein phosphatase, whose product MGLDKHLHEIDINVFPGEYKRLRGIIDSIEQQYGTDASKIIHIDELVSEYAKILKQTAKIVRISDNNQQKLRNARQKLEEQNEVISAKNQELNKANNKILLELKRAAEYVRSMIPEPAAFDSHKLKVDWSFIPSLHLGGDLLGFKQLDDEHFALYLLDVCGHGVRSALYSVSVVNTINNAHMTGIDYRDPGELLNALNQQYQMIDHDNLYFTIWYGVYNHKSKILSYCAAGHPPAFLLDQNLALTQLGSDNFFVGIIKDTHYKSEQVEIVAPANLMIYSDGAYEIPIEGDEMMTIDQFADFVYESFKANEDIKDIYDKLVVLYDNNPLDDDFSILKASFR is encoded by the coding sequence ATGGGCTTAGATAAGCATCTTCATGAAATTGACATCAACGTATTCCCCGGCGAATACAAAAGGCTTCGAGGCATAATAGATTCCATTGAGCAACAATATGGAACTGATGCTTCGAAGATTATTCATATTGATGAACTTGTCAGTGAATATGCAAAAATACTCAAGCAAACCGCAAAAATTGTCAGAATTAGCGATAATAATCAGCAAAAATTAAGAAATGCACGCCAAAAGCTCGAAGAACAAAACGAGGTCATTTCAGCCAAAAACCAAGAACTTAATAAGGCAAACAATAAAATTTTGTTAGAACTTAAACGAGCTGCGGAATATGTCAGAAGTATGATTCCGGAACCTGCGGCTTTTGACTCCCACAAACTAAAAGTTGATTGGTCATTTATACCATCGCTTCATCTGGGTGGCGATTTGCTGGGATTCAAACAATTAGACGACGAGCATTTTGCACTTTATTTGTTAGATGTTTGCGGTCATGGTGTTAGGTCTGCTTTATATTCAGTTTCGGTAGTGAATACTATCAATAATGCTCATATGACCGGAATTGATTACCGTGACCCTGGAGAATTGCTAAATGCTCTCAACCAACAATATCAAATGATAGACCATGATAATTTGTACTTCACAATTTGGTACGGTGTATATAATCACAAATCGAAAATTTTGAGTTACTGTGCCGCAGGCCATCCTCCGGCATTTTTACTTGACCAAAACTTGGCTCTGACTCAACTCGGCTCCGATAATTTTTTTGTAGGAATCATCAAAGATACTCATTACAAAAGCGAGCAAGTCGAAATCGTAGCTCCGGCAAATCTGATGATATATTCGGATGGTGCATACGAAATACCGATTGAAGGGGATGAAATGATGACGATAGACCAATTTGCCGACTTCGTTTACGAATCTTTCAAAGCAAACGAAGATATAAAAGATATCTACGACAAGTTAGTAGTATTGTACGATAACAACCCACTTGACGACGACTTTTCAATTCTTAAGGCTTCATTTCGTTAA
- the ettA gene encoding energy-dependent translational throttle protein EttA, giving the protein MSEDNKIIFSMIGVSKTFPPAKKVLNDIYLSFFYGAKIGIIGLNGSGKSTLLKIIAGEEQSYDGKVTFSPGYNVGFLHQEPELDETKTVIEIVREGVQPIMDLLNEYEAISAKFAEPMDDDEMQKVINRQGELTDQLDRHDAWEIDNKLERAMDALRCPEGDMPIKILSGGEKRRVALCRLLLQEPEILLLDEPTNHLDAESVQWLEQHLNQYKGTVIAITHDRYFLDNVAGWILELDRGEGIPWKGNYSSWLDQKAKRLEQEGKTQDKRIKTLERELEWVRMSPKARHAKSKARLGAYENLLNEDVRQKEEKLELFIPNGPRLGNNVIEAKSVTKGYGDRILFEDLNFSLPPNGIVGVIGPNGAGKTTLFKLILGIENPDSGTFTIGETVKTAYVDQQHTAIDPDKTVFEQITGGLESMTLGNKTINSRSYVAKFNFSGGDQQKKCGTLSGGERNRLHLAITLKEEGNVILLDEPTNDIDINTLRALEEAIENFAGCAVVISHDRWFLDRIATHILAFEGDSKVYFFEGSFTEYEENRKARFGDNTPHRIKYKKLVK; this is encoded by the coding sequence ATGTCAGAAGATAACAAAATCATCTTTTCAATGATTGGAGTGAGTAAAACTTTTCCTCCAGCCAAAAAGGTACTAAATGATATTTATTTATCGTTTTTTTATGGAGCCAAAATCGGTATAATCGGTTTGAACGGCTCAGGTAAGTCAACTTTGCTCAAAATTATAGCAGGCGAAGAGCAATCCTACGACGGGAAAGTAACCTTCTCCCCCGGCTATAATGTTGGGTTTTTGCATCAAGAGCCCGAATTGGACGAAACCAAGACCGTAATCGAAATAGTCCGCGAAGGAGTCCAACCCATCATGGATTTGCTCAACGAATACGAAGCAATAAGCGCAAAATTTGCCGAGCCGATGGATGACGACGAGATGCAAAAAGTAATCAATCGCCAAGGCGAGCTCACTGACCAATTAGACCGTCACGACGCTTGGGAAATTGACAACAAGTTAGAGCGCGCAATGGACGCTTTGCGATGCCCCGAAGGCGATATGCCGATTAAAATTTTATCCGGTGGTGAAAAAAGACGCGTGGCTCTTTGCAGACTACTTTTGCAAGAACCGGAAATATTATTGCTTGATGAGCCTACCAACCACCTTGATGCAGAATCCGTTCAGTGGCTCGAACAACATCTGAACCAATATAAAGGTACCGTCATCGCTATCACCCATGATAGATACTTCCTCGATAACGTTGCGGGCTGGATATTGGAATTAGACAGAGGCGAAGGCATTCCTTGGAAAGGAAATTATTCATCATGGCTCGACCAAAAAGCAAAACGCTTAGAACAAGAGGGCAAAACCCAAGATAAGCGCATTAAAACACTCGAGCGCGAACTCGAATGGGTCAGAATGTCTCCCAAAGCCAGACATGCGAAATCTAAAGCCAGATTGGGCGCATACGAAAACCTATTGAACGAAGACGTAAGACAAAAAGAAGAAAAGCTCGAGCTATTCATTCCGAATGGTCCGAGATTGGGCAATAATGTAATCGAAGCCAAATCAGTCACCAAAGGCTATGGCGATAGGATTTTATTCGAGGATTTGAATTTCTCGCTACCGCCAAATGGAATCGTCGGAGTAATCGGTCCTAACGGCGCCGGGAAAACTACACTATTCAAACTAATTCTTGGAATTGAAAATCCGGATTCAGGCACTTTTACAATCGGTGAAACAGTCAAAACCGCTTACGTTGACCAGCAACACACAGCCATAGACCCCGACAAAACCGTCTTTGAGCAAATCACCGGCGGACTCGAATCAATGACTTTGGGAAATAAAACGATTAACTCGCGGTCCTACGTTGCGAAATTCAATTTCTCGGGTGGCGACCAACAGAAGAAATGCGGCACACTTTCCGGCGGTGAACGAAATCGCTTGCACCTTGCAATAACGCTGAAAGAAGAAGGAAACGTGATTTTGCTTGACGAACCGACAAACGATATAGACATCAACACCTTGCGAGCATTAGAAGAAGCAATCGAAAATTTCGCAGGTTGTGCCGTAGTAATTTCCCATGATAGGTGGTTCTTGGACAGAATTGCAACGCATATACTCGCATTTGAAGGCGATTCCAAGGTTTATTTCTTCGAAGGCTCATTCACCGAATACGAAGAAAATCGCAAAGCCAGATTTGGCGACAATACACCCCATAGAATCAAATACAAAAAATTGGTAAAGTAA
- a CDS encoding fibronectin type III domain-containing protein: MKALIYIVLAIFASSFLAHAQFEGEYYDGASMIRLTIVDADTSVIAHKAGFRGDGSNYIGFILNGADTSITQRSSRCADGSSYVIFLLAGSDTSINYMQSSRRSDGSAYVVFLLAGSDTSINYMQSSRSGDGHSSIVFDTLFKYALETPVNLRASLIEQHKIVLEWDDVAGVDNYKLFRSLVPEGPYLLVYTGLNNEYSDAGEHLKSFTNYYYRIIAENTSGNSALSDILQVKTLPELHSIALTTGWNMISTYVEAENAAMEEVFSEIKSSTVIVKNNVGQIYYPEFEINDIGDWNVLHGYQVYMSQNETLSIVGMKIMPELQPITLNSGWNIISYLRDNPMNIEIALASLVSENNLIIAKDNFGNVFYPAFEINMIGDMLPGQGYQIYILESTQLLYPKN, encoded by the coding sequence ATGAAAGCATTAATTTACATTGTCTTAGCCATTTTTGCAAGTTCATTTTTGGCTCATGCTCAATTTGAAGGCGAATATTATGATGGTGCTTCTATGATTCGCCTAACAATTGTTGATGCTGATACATCTGTGATAGCACACAAAGCTGGATTCCGTGGTGATGGCAGCAATTACATCGGTTTCATTCTTAATGGAGCAGATACTTCCATCACACAACGCTCAAGCCGATGCGCTGATGGCAGTTCATATGTTATTTTTTTATTAGCCGGATCTGATACTTCTATTAATTATATGCAATCAAGCCGACGCTCTGATGGGAGTGCATATGTTGTTTTTTTATTAGCCGGATCTGATACTTCAATTAATTATATGCAATCAAGCCGAAGTGGTGATGGACATTCGAGCATTGTATTCGATACTTTGTTTAAATATGCATTAGAAACACCGGTAAATTTAAGAGCTTCATTGATTGAGCAACATAAGATTGTGCTCGAATGGGACGATGTAGCAGGAGTAGATAATTACAAACTATTTCGCTCCTTGGTTCCTGAAGGACCTTATTTGCTGGTTTATACGGGATTAAACAACGAATATTCGGATGCCGGCGAACATTTAAAGTCATTTACGAATTATTATTATCGAATTATCGCGGAAAATACATCAGGAAATTCAGCATTATCGGACATACTTCAAGTCAAGACATTACCTGAATTGCATTCCATCGCTCTGACAACAGGGTGGAATATGATTTCGACATACGTAGAAGCTGAAAATGCTGCAATGGAAGAAGTATTCTCGGAGATAAAAAGTAGCACGGTAATTGTCAAAAACAACGTTGGGCAAATATATTATCCCGAATTCGAAATTAATGACATTGGTGATTGGAACGTGCTGCATGGTTATCAAGTTTATATGTCACAAAACGAAACCTTGTCAATTGTCGGTATGAAAATTATGCCCGAGTTGCAACCAATAACGCTAAATTCCGGTTGGAACATCATTTCCTATTTGCGTGACAATCCAATGAATATCGAAATTGCCCTCGCTTCATTAGTTAGCGAAAACAATCTTATAATTGCCAAAGATAACTTTGGGAACGTCTTCTATCCTGCATTCGAAATCAATATGATAGGCGACATGCTTCCCGGGCAAGGCTACCAAATTTATATATTAGAATCCACGCAGTTGCTTTATCCAAAGAATTGA